Proteins encoded in a region of the Methanobrevibacter millerae genome:
- a CDS encoding helix-turn-helix domain-containing protein, with protein MSRNAYINKEIPLSKIHEVKADLKCYVEFYEKITFIEDIYAGETVKYAIKKRGKTITTGHAWLKAWNEEGFDGLLRKEGSGRKTKLSEKQFEKLKENIINKQLTSVREVKHEIIEKFGVVYSDRQIRRIMKRLGFGYGKPYIIPTEAPENASEQLKKTPKK; from the coding sequence ATGAGTAGGAATGCTTATATTAACAAAGAAATCCCACTTTCTAAAATTCATGAAGTTAAAGCGGATTTAAAGTGTTATGTCGAATTTTATGAAAAAATCACATTTATTGAAGACATATATGCTGGCGAAACAGTAAAATATGCTATAAAAAAACGTGGGAAAACAATTACAACTGGCCATGCATGGTTAAAAGCTTGGAATGAAGAAGGATTTGATGGATTACTTCGAAAAGAAGGATCTGGACGAAAAACAAAATTATCAGAAAAACAATTTGAAAAACTAAAAGAAAACATAATAAATAAACAATTAACAAGTGTTCGAGAAGTAAAACATGAAATAATCGAAAAATTCGGTGTTGTTTACAGTGATAGACAAATTAGAAGAATAATGAAGAGATTAGGCTTCGGATATGGAAAACCATATATTATTCCTACTGAAGCGCCAGAAAATGCTTCAGAACAACTAAAAAAAACACCAAAGAAATAG
- a CDS encoding transposase: protein MEKEILVFADQTAVQNKDNTSRLYYLLGTKNRQTKITTRIKLNANGYQATNGNSLILFQPNTRTFEEIKSLIQLRIVNCENEDLISELKNILTDAKLDETKIYNQLKAENTIDILKNEFNEFIANNNSSEKQFLVKIKNKANKLNPEKHTNIENIQKEILIKSLNKEYLINNLQKERKIVVILDNYSVHKANLVIQASEILNIKLIHLPVHSPHLNPIEQVWKSIKKHMANYLFDTIEFMEKLFETEFYRIVNNDSYYKNWIKKFIDFN, encoded by the coding sequence TTGGAAAAAGAGATTTTAGTGTTCGCTGATCAGACAGCAGTGCAAAATAAAGATAATACAAGTCGATTATACTATTTATTGGGAACAAAAAATAGGCAGACAAAAATAACTACAAGAATAAAATTAAACGCAAATGGATATCAAGCAACAAATGGCAATTCATTAATCCTATTTCAACCAAATACTCGTACATTTGAGGAAATAAAATCATTAATCCAGCTTAGAATTGTCAATTGTGAAAATGAAGATTTAATATCTGAACTTAAAAATATTTTGACCGATGCGAAATTAGACGAAACTAAAATATATAATCAATTAAAAGCTGAAAACACAATAGACATATTAAAAAATGAATTTAATGAATTTATAGCAAATAATAATAGTTCTGAAAAACAATTCCTTGTAAAAATAAAGAATAAAGCAAACAAATTAAATCCTGAAAAACACACAAACATAGAAAATATTCAAAAAGAAATACTCATCAAATCACTAAATAAAGAGTATCTAATCAACAATCTACAAAAAGAAAGAAAAATTGTAGTGATATTAGATAATTACTCAGTTCACAAAGCCAATTTAGTAATTCAAGCATCTGAAATATTAAATATAAAATTAATTCATTTACCCGTGCATTCTCCTCACTTAAATCCAATAGAACAAGTCTGGAAATCCATAAAAAAACATATGGCAAACTATTTATTTGACACGATAGAATTCATGGAAAAATTATTCGAAACAGAATTTTATAGGATTGTAAATAATGATTCATATTATAAAAATTGGATTAAAAAATTCATAGACTTTAACTAA
- a CDS encoding IS4 family transposase, producing MIDFDHVLDAINDVTQKSEKYVIGNHFTEQSSLSLADWATFLSFKEDKTLQSDIENYIPNYKPELDIPSKQFISSQRSYIKPIMFQDISKRYLELIDYKYDNQTFKTFKGFRLCAGDGSDFEIPDFPETRAEFNIKNTPKYRKPAMCKFSSIQDVLNGFILDGTVADYKAGELPLMHQHLKDVKNMIVPEKTIWTLDRGYPAMELYAKIIEMNSYFIVRLRKDSYIEERMNIKQEDSPISLKITKDCLKKFHDPELKNIYSKKWTINLRIITITNKNGEKYSLLTNIPKKVLGTKEIGEIYKLRWGIETNYNTMKNRIYIENYSGKRRICIEQDIYSKFLKFNIFHYLKIKFNKLIKNKKEQIGDYRKYQVDQANLIRNLKDKLLLILLSKSRKIQEKLMKNFHKSCMRYPNRVKKNKTTPRKKKVRRCYNIQYQPT from the coding sequence ATGATTGATTTTGATCATGTTTTGGATGCCATCAATGATGTAACGCAGAAATCAGAAAAATATGTCATTGGAAATCATTTTACCGAACAAAGTAGCTTATCTTTAGCTGATTGGGCTACATTTTTGTCTTTTAAAGAAGATAAAACGTTACAATCAGATATAGAAAATTATATCCCCAATTATAAGCCGGAATTGGACATACCAAGCAAACAATTTATAAGTTCTCAAAGATCTTACATTAAACCCATCATGTTTCAAGATATTAGCAAAAGATATTTAGAATTAATAGATTATAAATATGATAATCAGACTTTTAAGACTTTTAAAGGGTTTAGATTATGTGCAGGTGATGGATCAGACTTTGAAATCCCAGATTTTCCCGAAACACGAGCAGAATTCAATATTAAAAATACTCCAAAATATAGAAAACCAGCAATGTGTAAATTCTCATCCATACAAGACGTACTAAACGGATTTATTTTAGATGGAACAGTAGCAGATTATAAAGCAGGAGAATTACCATTAATGCACCAACATCTCAAAGATGTAAAAAATATGATTGTTCCTGAGAAAACAATTTGGACATTGGACAGAGGATATCCAGCAATGGAATTATACGCAAAAATAATAGAAATGAACTCATATTTCATAGTAAGATTAAGAAAAGATAGTTATATAGAAGAAAGAATGAATATAAAACAAGAAGATTCACCCATTAGTTTAAAAATCACAAAAGACTGCCTTAAAAAATTCCATGACCCCGAATTAAAAAACATTTATTCTAAAAAATGGACAATAAACCTGCGAATAATCACAATAACAAATAAAAATGGTGAAAAATACTCATTATTAACAAATATTCCAAAAAAAGTACTAGGCACCAAGGAAATAGGAGAAATTTATAAATTACGATGGGGAATAGAAACAAATTATAATACAATGAAAAACAGAATATATATTGAAAATTACAGTGGAAAAAGACGAATATGCATCGAACAAGACATATACAGTAAATTTCTAAAATTCAACATATTCCACTACCTCAAAATCAAATTCAACAAACTCATAAAAAATAAAAAAGAACAAATCGGCGATTATAGAAAATATCAAGTAGATCAAGCCAATTTAATAAGAAACTTAAAAGATAAACTACTTTTAATCCTACTTTCAAAATCGCGAAAAATACAAGAAAAACTGATGAAAAATTTCCACAAATCCTGCATGCGATATCCAAATAGAGTAAAGAAAAACAAAACAACACCCAGAAAGAAAAAAGTTCGCAGATGTTACAACATCCAATACCAACCAACATAA
- a CDS encoding helix-turn-helix domain-containing protein — protein MSRNAYINKEIPLSKIHEVKADLKRYVEFYEKITFIEDIYAGETVKYAIKKRGKTITTGHAWLKAWNEEGFDGLLRKEGSGRKTKLSEKQFEKLKENIINKQLTSVREVKHEIIEKFGVVYSDRQIRRIMKRLGFGYGKPYIIPTEAPENASEQLKKTPKK, from the coding sequence ATGAGTAGGAATGCTTATATTAACAAAGAAATCCCACTTTCTAAAATTCATGAAGTTAAAGCGGATTTAAAGCGTTATGTCGAATTTTATGAAAAAATCACATTTATTGAAGACATATATGCTGGCGAAACAGTAAAATATGCTATAAAAAAACGTGGGAAAACAATTACAACTGGCCATGCATGGTTAAAAGCTTGGAATGAAGAAGGATTTGATGGATTACTTCGAAAAGAAGGATCTGGACGAAAAACAAAATTATCAGAAAAACAATTTGAAAAACTAAAAGAAAACATAATAAATAAACAATTAACAAGTGTTCGAGAAGTAAAACATGAAATAATCGAAAAATTCGGTGTTGTTTACAGTGATAGACAAATTAGAAGAATAATGAAGAGATTAGGCTTCGGATATGGAAAACCATATATTATTCCTACTGAAGCGCCAGAAAATGCTTCAGAACAACTAAAAAAAACACCAAAGAAATAG